A region of Leptospira bouyouniensis DNA encodes the following proteins:
- a CDS encoding LIC_11366 family protein, protein MSRCIVILSFLVFLICFLPTMDLSAEASGIEVGMRYGSGERVPGRFDGDLKQFASTFNPLVFSDVNLKGGKTTYLYEGFLRFLLDSRNRVGFYVGRNDWQILQLTEVTSDLYYTKLNSEIYSYHILGMYHFSMPIWKNWEWENGLGMGFTSADWNIRGYSIGEPLPNTQYFNQRGRLRGSGLVYRAETAINHRLYENTFFQIGIGYHHIAIDKFSGNYNGETSSFYIRADGRVGVIDDTRIIDATVSTAQSFRRLDMNSGAWILYFSAFQRFLD, encoded by the coding sequence ATGTCAAGATGTATTGTAATCCTTTCGTTCCTCGTTTTTCTGATTTGTTTTCTTCCAACAATGGACCTTTCCGCCGAAGCATCAGGGATTGAAGTGGGTATGAGATACGGATCGGGAGAAAGGGTACCAGGAAGGTTTGATGGTGACTTAAAACAATTTGCATCCACATTTAATCCTCTCGTTTTCTCTGATGTGAACCTCAAAGGAGGAAAAACAACTTATCTTTATGAAGGATTCCTTCGGTTCCTTTTGGATTCCAGAAATCGTGTGGGTTTTTATGTGGGAAGGAATGACTGGCAAATTCTCCAACTAACTGAAGTTACAAGTGACTTATACTATACAAAACTAAATTCAGAAATTTATTCCTACCACATCCTTGGGATGTATCATTTTTCAATGCCAATTTGGAAAAATTGGGAGTGGGAAAATGGTTTGGGAATGGGTTTCACATCAGCCGATTGGAATATACGAGGATATTCTATCGGGGAACCTCTTCCCAATACACAATATTTCAACCAAAGAGGAAGATTAAGAGGGAGCGGACTTGTATACCGAGCTGAAACCGCCATCAATCATAGGTTATACGAAAATACATTTTTCCAAATCGGAATCGGCTATCATCATATTGCGATCGATAAATTCAGTGGAAATTACAATGGCGAAACTTCAAGTTTTTACATTCGTGCTGATGGACGTGTGGGTGTGATTGATGACACAAGGATCATTGATGCAACTGTGAGCACTGCACAATCGTTCAGAAGGTTAGATATGAATTCTGGCGCATGGATTTTGTATTTTTCAGCCTTCCAAAGGTTTTTAGATTGA
- a CDS encoding arsenate reductase family protein: MNLQIFGTKKCKDSKKAQLFFQERRIPFQFINLQEKEMSKGELRSILGSVKLDDLIDTESKVYEDKNLKYMLYDKEETLLANPLLFKTPIVRDGKKATIGFVPDIWKQWISDSKK; encoded by the coding sequence ATGAATCTCCAGATCTTCGGAACCAAAAAGTGCAAAGATTCTAAAAAGGCACAACTTTTTTTCCAAGAAAGACGTATACCATTCCAATTCATCAACTTACAAGAAAAAGAAATGAGCAAAGGGGAACTCAGATCAATTCTTGGAAGCGTAAAGTTAGATGATTTGATTGATACAGAATCAAAAGTATACGAAGACAAAAATCTAAAATACATGTTATACGATAAAGAAGAAACACTTTTGGCAAATCCTTTACTTTTCAAAACACCTATCGTACGAGATGGCAAAAAAGCCACAATTGGATTTGTTCCAGATATTTGGAAACAATGGATTAGTGATTCCAAAAAATAA
- a CDS encoding polyketide cyclase/dehydrase and lipid transport, which yields MIETKVETIIHKPITEVYAYVRNMLNQTSYNQSILAVEAINKEATEYKIQIDLGIFKLNEIYKINEAVENKLIIASCTANGMKFTDRYEFLETGKDCQLTILDKMELKGLFQLSEGLVKMNLKSQMKENLHSLKKILETKI from the coding sequence ATGATCGAAACAAAAGTCGAAACGATTATACACAAACCAATAACGGAAGTTTATGCATATGTCCGTAATATGTTAAATCAAACTTCATACAACCAAAGTATACTTGCAGTTGAAGCCATAAACAAAGAAGCAACGGAATATAAAATTCAAATTGATTTAGGCATTTTCAAATTGAATGAAATTTATAAAATCAATGAAGCTGTAGAAAACAAACTGATCATTGCAAGTTGTACGGCAAATGGAATGAAATTTACAGATCGATATGAGTTTTTAGAAACTGGAAAGGATTGCCAACTTACCATACTAGATAAAATGGAATTGAAAGGATTGTTCCAACTCAGTGAAGGTCTAGTCAAAATGAATCTCAAATCACAAATGAAGGAAAATCTCCATTCTTTAAAAAAAATTCTAGAAACTAAAATTTAA